One Helianthus annuus cultivar XRQ/B chromosome 12, HanXRQr2.0-SUNRISE, whole genome shotgun sequence genomic region harbors:
- the LOC110892795 gene encoding probable LRR receptor-like serine/threonine-protein kinase At1g07650, with translation MAVMKLKDQSCQHVRWDVSFNHFTWDAASGPKYCPKDATNIVEEIYSLHINCGGKEVRINNNKFDDDKDGKSASSYYNDGNWAFSNTGKYIDYQGVSSPYMLSNKSNLHNISMYDSEIYKTARGSAISLTYYGLCLITYYGLCLMDGNYTVKLHFAEIVLTQDNSSNILGKRIFDVYVQLVLKDFDIAKEAGGVGRAVIKRHTATVKKNTLKIQLYWAGKGTTSIPYAGCYGPIISAISVDPEFDPPGSGKKPNVGLIVGVVGGALFFVGLIIGILCKKGYFKGDILAGRGDSIYIVSCLAEHPGMRPDTRVFELAEIKAATGNFNPSNKLGQGGFGSVYQGKSKQGIEEFLAEIAMISMLNHDNLVKLIGFCAHEPLCLVYEYMTNNSLSHALSGAKGRLIWPVRVQIINGLARGLAYLHEESNIQIIHRDIKPSNVLLDENFNAKISDFGLAKRNYNRKSHHTTNIKGTWAYIAPEYAMRGYLTPMADVYSFGIVALELVSGKSIIESFGEDPNISLFDMALILKERKGNLLDLVDPDLGNDYSSEEALRILNVALLCIDLCSALRPTVPQTIELLEGQTDIVVFQRERLNDYKLRSIVEFRKLRNALQMSDGAGPSTETLMTESLTTESFATESGITELT, from the exons ATGGCGGTTATGAAGTTGAAGGACCAAAGTTGTCAACATGTAAGATG GGATGTTTCTTTTAATCATTTTACCTGGGATGCTGCTTCCGGTCCAAAATACTGCCCAAAAGATGCAAC TAACATTGTCGAAG AAATCTATTCACTTCACATCAATTGTGGGGGGAAAGAAGTACGTATCAACAACAACAAGTTCGACGATGACAAAGATGGGAAAAGTGCCTCATCATACTACAATGATGGAAATTGGGCGTTTAGCAACACCGGAAAGTACATTGATTATCAGGGGGTTTCTAGTCCTTATATGCTTTCCAACAAGTCTAATCTTCACAATATATCCATGTACGATAGCGAAATATATAAAACAGCTCGCGGATCAGCTATTTCGCTAACATATTATGGATTGTGTCTTATAACATATTATGGATTGTGTCTTATGGACGGGAACTATACTGTCAAACTCCACTTTGCAGAGATTGTTTTAACCCAAGATAACTCATCTAACATCCTTGGGAAACGTATATTCGACGTTTATGTGCAG TTAGTGTTAAAAGATTTTGATATAGCAAAAGAGGCTGGAGGTGTTGGTAGGGCAGTTATAAAACGTCATACAGCTACTGTGAAGAAAAACACCCTCAAGATACAACTTTACTGGGCTGGAAAAGGCACTACTAGTATTCCATACGCAGGATGTTATGGCCCGATTATATCAGCTATATCAGTTGACCCGG AATTTGACCCACCAGGATCTGGAAAAAAACCTAATGTTGGTTTGATAGTGGGGGTCGTTGGTGGAGCACTATTTTTCGTAGGTCTAATCATTGGGATCTTGTGTAAAAAAGGCTACTTTAAGGGGGACATATTAGCAGGCAGAG GCGACTCGATATACATTGTTTCTTGTTTAGCAGAGCATCCAGGGATGCGACCAGATACACGAGTCTTTGAACTTGCAGAGATAAAAGCTGCAACTGGTAACTTTAATCCATCGAACAAGCTTGGACAAGGTGGTTTCGGTAGCGTGTATCAG GGCAA ATCAAAACAAGGAATAGAAGAATTTCTAGCCGAAATTGCCATGATTTCCATGCTAAATCATGACAATCTGGTCAAACTTATTGGATTTTGTGCTCACGAGCCGCTGTGTTTGGTTTACGAATACATGACAAACAATAGTCTATCTCATGCCCTTTCTG GCGCTAAGGGGAGGCTGATATGGCCTGTGAGGGTACAAATAATCAACGGTTTAGCTCGAGGCTTGGCTTATTTACATGAAGAATCAA acattcaaATAATACATAGAGATATCAAGCCTAGCAACGTTTTGCTTGACGAAAATTTCAATGCAAAAATATCTGATTTTGGTTTAGCAAAGCGTAACTACAACAGAAAAAGCCACCACACCACAAATATTAAGGGAACATG GGCCTATATAGCTCCAGAGTATGCCATGCGTGGGTACTTGACTCCTATGGCAGACGTTTATAGTTTTGGGATCGTGGCCCTAGAACTTGTTAGTGGAAAATCCATCATAGAGAGCTTTGGCGAAGATCCCAATATATCCCTCTTTGATATG GCACTTATTCTAAAAGAACGAAAAGGAAACCTACTAGATCTGGTTGATCCAGACCTAGGGAATGACTACTCTTCTGAAGAAGCATTGCGTATTCTAAATGTGGCCCTCTTATGCATAGACCTATGCTCCGCCCTCAGGCCAACCGTGCCTCAAACCATTGAATTGCTAGAGGGTCAAACGGACATTGTAGTATTTCAGCGTGAAAGACTTAATGATTATAAGTTGCGAAGTATTGTCGAGTTTAGGAAACTTAGAAACGCTCTCCAAATGAGTGATGGAGCAGGACCATCTACCGAGACCTTAATGACGGAGTCCTTAACGACGGAGTCCTTTGCCACAGAATCCGGTATCACcgagttaacttaa